From a single Micromonospora sp. WMMD1102 genomic region:
- the carA gene encoding glutamine-hydrolyzing carbamoyl-phosphate synthase small subunit: protein MGNRRRPAILVLEDGRSFRGEAYGSVGETFGEAVFNTGMTGYQETLTDPSYHRQVVVQTAPHIGNTGVNDEDDESGRIWVAGYVVRDPARLGSNWRATGALEDRLATEGVVGIAGVDTRALTRHLRERGAMRVGISSRTEDPAELLVRVRQAPKMTGADLSAEVTTARPYVVRAEGEHRFTVAALDLGIKRNVPRRLAARGVTTHVLPATSSIEDLLATGADAVFFSPGPGDPATAGHPAGLAREVMRRQIPLFGICFGSQILGRALGFGTYKLGYGHRGINQPVLDQATGKVEVTSHNHGFAVDAPLNKVIDTDFGGVEVSHVCLNDNVVEGLRAKDVPAFTVQYHPEAAAGPHDADYLFDRFAELVERKGKSSAELIEKKGS, encoded by the coding sequence GTGGGCAACCGCAGACGACCCGCGATCCTGGTCCTGGAGGACGGTCGGAGCTTCCGCGGCGAGGCGTACGGCAGCGTGGGGGAGACCTTCGGCGAGGCGGTCTTCAACACCGGGATGACCGGCTACCAGGAGACGCTCACCGACCCGTCGTACCACCGTCAGGTGGTGGTGCAGACCGCGCCACACATCGGCAACACCGGGGTCAACGACGAGGACGACGAGTCGGGCCGGATCTGGGTGGCCGGCTACGTCGTCCGGGACCCGGCCCGGCTCGGCTCGAACTGGCGGGCCACCGGCGCGTTGGAGGACCGGCTCGCCACCGAGGGTGTGGTCGGGATCGCCGGGGTGGACACCCGGGCGCTCACCCGGCACCTGCGGGAGCGCGGCGCGATGCGGGTCGGCATCTCCAGCCGGACCGAGGACCCGGCGGAGCTGCTGGTCCGGGTGCGCCAGGCACCGAAGATGACCGGCGCCGACCTCTCCGCCGAGGTGACCACCGCCCGGCCGTACGTCGTGCGGGCCGAGGGGGAGCACCGGTTCACGGTCGCCGCGCTCGACCTGGGGATCAAGCGGAACGTGCCGCGCCGGCTCGCCGCGCGCGGGGTCACCACGCACGTGCTGCCGGCCACCTCCAGCATCGAGGACCTGCTGGCCACCGGCGCCGACGCGGTCTTCTTCTCGCCCGGGCCGGGCGACCCGGCCACCGCCGGGCATCCGGCCGGGCTGGCCCGCGAGGTGATGCGCCGGCAGATCCCGCTGTTCGGGATCTGCTTCGGCAGCCAGATCCTCGGCCGGGCGCTCGGCTTCGGCACCTACAAGCTGGGGTACGGCCACCGGGGCATCAACCAGCCGGTGCTGGACCAGGCCACCGGCAAGGTCGAGGTGACCAGCCACAACCACGGTTTCGCGGTCGACGCGCCGCTGAACAAGGTGATCGACACCGACTTCGGCGGGGTCGAGGTGAGCCATGTCTGCCTGAACGACAACGTGGTCGAGGGGCTGCGGGCGAAGGACGTGCCCGCGTTCACCGTGCAGTACCACCCGGAGGCGGCGGCCGGCCCGCACGACGCGGACTACCTCTTCGACCGCTTCGCGGAACTTGTGGAGCGAAAAGGCAAGAGCAGCGCGGAACTGATCGAGAAGAAGGGCTCCTGA
- a CDS encoding dihydroorotase, with protein MTELTAGGDPEAAYLIRGVRVLGAEPTDLLLTGGVVAETGTGLAARGARVVDGDGLVALPGLVDLHTHLREPGREDAETVESGSRAAALGGYTAVCAMANTSPVADTAGVVEQVWRLGREAGLVDVQPIGAVTVGLAGEHLAELGAMAESAARVRIFSDDGHCVADPRLMRRALEYVKAFDGVIAQHAEEPRLTEGAQMHEGEVSTRLGLTGWPAVAEEAIIARDVLLAEHVGSRLHVCHLSTAGSVEVLRHAKARGVRVTAEVTPHHLFFTDEVVSGRSELASPALANSAGTGASYDPVFKVNPPLRTAADVTALRAALVEGIIDVVATDHAPHALEDKECEWAYARPGMLGLETALSVLLDVLGERWDLIAERMSRTPARIAGLAEHGRTPAPGVPANLTLVDPAARRTVDPGEQASRSRNTPYAGLTLPGRIVATFLRGEPTVLDGKAVR; from the coding sequence ATGACCGAGTTGACGGCCGGGGGTGACCCGGAGGCCGCGTACCTGATCCGGGGCGTGCGGGTGCTCGGCGCCGAGCCGACCGACCTGCTGCTGACCGGTGGGGTGGTCGCCGAGACCGGAACCGGCCTGGCCGCCCGGGGAGCCCGGGTGGTCGACGGGGACGGGCTCGTCGCACTGCCCGGCCTGGTCGACCTGCACACCCACCTGCGCGAACCGGGCCGGGAGGACGCCGAGACGGTCGAGTCCGGCTCGCGGGCGGCGGCACTGGGCGGCTACACCGCCGTCTGCGCGATGGCGAACACCTCGCCGGTCGCCGACACCGCCGGGGTGGTCGAGCAGGTGTGGCGGCTCGGCCGCGAGGCCGGGCTGGTCGACGTGCAGCCGATCGGCGCGGTCACCGTCGGGCTGGCCGGCGAGCACCTGGCCGAGCTGGGCGCGATGGCCGAGTCCGCCGCCCGGGTCCGGATCTTCTCCGACGACGGGCACTGCGTCGCCGATCCCCGGCTGATGCGCCGGGCCCTGGAGTACGTGAAGGCGTTCGACGGGGTGATCGCGCAGCACGCCGAGGAGCCCCGGCTGACCGAGGGCGCCCAGATGCACGAGGGCGAGGTCTCCACCCGGCTCGGCCTGACCGGCTGGCCGGCGGTGGCCGAGGAGGCCATCATCGCCCGGGACGTGCTGCTCGCCGAGCACGTCGGCAGCCGGTTGCACGTCTGCCACCTCTCCACCGCCGGCAGCGTCGAGGTGCTCCGGCACGCCAAGGCCCGGGGCGTCCGGGTCACCGCCGAGGTGACCCCGCACCACCTGTTCTTCACCGACGAGGTCGTGAGCGGGAGGAGTGAGCTTGCGAGCCCCGCACTCGCGAACAGCGCGGGAACAGGCGCAAGTTACGACCCGGTGTTCAAGGTGAACCCGCCGCTGCGTACCGCCGCCGACGTCACCGCGCTGCGCGCCGCACTCGTCGAGGGGATCATCGACGTCGTCGCCACCGACCACGCCCCGCACGCGCTGGAGGACAAGGAGTGCGAGTGGGCGTACGCCCGGCCGGGGATGCTCGGGCTGGAGACGGCGCTCTCGGTGCTGCTCGACGTACTCGGCGAACGGTGGGACCTGATCGCGGAGCGGATGTCCCGGACGCCGGCCCGGATCGCCGGGCTGGCCGAGCACGGCCGGACCCCCGCACCGGGGGTACCGGCGAACCTGACCCTGGTGGACCCGGCCGCCCGGCGCACCGTCGACCCGGGCGAGCAGGCCAGCCGCAGCCGCAACACCCCGTACGCCGGGCTCACCCTGCCCGGCCGGATCGTCGCGACCTTCCTGCGCGGCGAGCCGACGGTACTGGACGGAAAGGCGGTGCGCTGA
- a CDS encoding aspartate carbamoyltransferase catalytic subunit, giving the protein MLKHLLSGADLDAATATLILDTAAEMATVAGREVKKLPALRGRTVVNLFYEDSTRTRISFEAAAKRLSADVINFSAKGSSVSKGESLKDTALTLQAMGADAVVIRHPASGAPHRLANWVEGSVLNAGDGTHEHPTQALLDAYTMRARLGRVAGLSVAVVGDVLHSRVARSNVLLLATLGAKVTLVGPPTLIPVDIGTALAPGTEVSYDLDAVLPTSDVVMMLRVQRERMADSFFPSAREYARRYGLDGPRMARLPDHAIVMHPGPMNRGMEIAPEVADSPRSTIVEQVANGVSVRMAVLYLLLGGMN; this is encoded by the coding sequence GTGCTCAAACACCTGCTTTCCGGGGCGGATCTCGACGCGGCCACCGCCACGCTGATCCTGGACACCGCCGCCGAGATGGCGACCGTGGCCGGCCGCGAGGTGAAGAAGCTGCCGGCGCTGCGCGGCCGTACCGTGGTCAACCTCTTCTACGAGGACTCCACCCGGACCCGGATCTCCTTCGAGGCGGCGGCGAAGCGGCTCTCCGCCGACGTGATCAACTTCTCGGCCAAGGGCTCCAGCGTCTCCAAGGGCGAGAGCCTGAAGGACACCGCGCTGACCCTCCAGGCGATGGGGGCCGACGCGGTGGTGATCCGGCACCCCGCCTCCGGCGCGCCGCACCGGCTCGCCAACTGGGTCGAGGGCTCGGTGCTCAACGCCGGGGACGGCACCCACGAGCACCCGACCCAGGCGCTGCTGGACGCGTACACGATGCGGGCCCGGCTCGGCCGGGTCGCCGGCCTCTCGGTCGCGGTGGTCGGGGACGTCCTGCACAGCCGGGTCGCCCGCTCCAACGTGCTGCTGCTGGCCACCCTGGGCGCCAAGGTGACCCTGGTCGGGCCGCCGACGCTGATCCCGGTCGACATCGGCACCGCGCTGGCGCCCGGCACCGAGGTCTCCTACGACCTCGACGCCGTGCTGCCCACCTCGGACGTGGTGATGATGCTGCGGGTGCAGCGGGAGCGGATGGCCGACTCCTTCTTCCCGTCCGCCCGGGAGTACGCCCGGCGCTACGGGCTCGACGGACCCCGGATGGCCCGGCTGCCGGACCACGCCATCGTGATGCACCCGGGTCCGATGAACCGCGGGATGGAGATCGCGCCCGAGGTGGCCGACTCGCCCCGCTCCACGATCGTCGAACAGGTCGCCAACGGCGTCTCCGTCCGGATGGCCGTCCTGTACCTGCTGCTGGGGGGAATGAACTGA
- the pyrR gene encoding bifunctional pyr operon transcriptional regulator/uracil phosphoribosyltransferase PyrR: MAYPQAAQPQPTPPPSVKVILTSAELARVVDRIAHQILEKTQGAAATVLLGIPTRGAPLARRLAARINAFEGIAVPVGVLDITLYRDDLRRHAVRAIGPTQVPPEGIDGKRVILVDDVLFSGRTVRAALDALGDLGRPSSVQLAVLVDRGHRELPIRADYVGKNIPTALAESVKVTLAETDGTDEVKLIGGAA; encoded by the coding sequence GTGGCGTACCCGCAGGCTGCCCAGCCGCAGCCGACCCCACCACCGTCCGTGAAGGTCATCCTGACCAGCGCCGAACTGGCCCGGGTGGTGGACCGCATCGCACACCAGATCCTGGAGAAGACCCAGGGTGCCGCGGCTACCGTGCTGCTCGGGATTCCCACCCGGGGCGCTCCGCTGGCCCGCCGGCTGGCCGCCCGGATCAACGCCTTCGAAGGCATCGCCGTACCGGTAGGTGTGCTCGATATCACTCTCTACCGTGACGATCTCCGCCGGCACGCGGTCCGCGCGATCGGGCCGACCCAGGTGCCCCCGGAGGGGATCGACGGCAAACGGGTGATCCTGGTCGACGACGTCCTCTTCTCCGGCCGGACCGTCCGGGCCGCTCTGGACGCGCTCGGCGATCTCGGCCGGCCCAGCTCGGTGCAGCTCGCCGTACTCGTCGACCGGGGCCACCGGGAACTGCCGATCCGGGCCGACTACGTCGGGAAGAACATCCCGACGGCGCTCGCCGAGAGCGTCAAGGTGACCCTCGCCGAGACCGACGGCACCGACGAGGTCAAGCTGATCGGAGGGGCGGCATAG
- a CDS encoding transcriptional regulator: protein MPSEYAKSLGARLRSIRQQQGLSLQGVEEKSNGRWKAVVVGSYERGDRAVTVSRLAELADFYRVPVSELLPDGSGVRHEPTNKIVLDLERLYDEASEDLAYVARYARAIQQQRGDYNGRVLSIRADDLRALAIVYDSSPSGLIERLTEHGVLVADPRALFAS from the coding sequence ATGCCCTCTGAATACGCCAAGTCGTTGGGCGCGCGCCTGCGCTCTATCCGTCAGCAGCAGGGACTCTCCCTGCAGGGGGTGGAGGAGAAGTCAAACGGACGGTGGAAAGCCGTCGTGGTCGGCTCGTACGAGCGGGGCGACCGGGCGGTGACGGTGTCCCGTCTCGCCGAACTCGCGGACTTCTACCGGGTGCCCGTCTCGGAACTGCTGCCCGACGGCAGTGGCGTCCGTCACGAGCCGACGAACAAGATCGTGCTCGACCTCGAACGCCTGTACGACGAGGCCTCCGAGGATCTCGCCTACGTCGCCCGCTATGCCCGGGCCATCCAGCAGCAGCGTGGCGACTACAACGGACGGGTGCTGTCGATTCGCGCGGACGACCTCCGGGCGCTCGCGATCGTCTACGACTCCTCCCCCTCCGGCCTGATCGAGCGGCTCACCGAGCACGGTGTGCTCGTCGCCGACCCCCGGGCGCTCTTCGCGTCCTGA
- the nusB gene encoding transcription antitermination factor NusB, which translates to MPARRKARKRALDVLYEADLRARPVAEVLTGYLQRLERPHPEHLGYAVGLIEGVAENQARIDELIDSYAEGWTLDRMPVVDRNLARIAIYELLYVEEIDDAVAISEAVELARQMSTDDSPRFLNGLLGRIAEYATR; encoded by the coding sequence ATGCCGGCCCGCCGCAAGGCGCGCAAGCGGGCCCTGGACGTCCTCTACGAGGCGGACCTGCGGGCCCGGCCGGTGGCCGAGGTGTTGACCGGCTATCTCCAGCGGTTGGAACGGCCGCACCCCGAGCACCTGGGCTACGCGGTCGGGTTGATCGAGGGCGTGGCGGAGAACCAGGCCCGGATCGACGAGTTGATCGACAGCTACGCCGAGGGCTGGACGCTGGACCGGATGCCGGTGGTCGACCGTAACCTCGCCCGGATCGCCATCTACGAGCTGCTCTACGTCGAGGAGATCGACGACGCGGTGGCGATCAGCGAGGCGGTGGAGTTGGCCCGGCAGATGTCGACCGACGACTCGCCCCGGTTCCTCAACGGCCTGCTTGGCCGGATCGCCGAGTACGCCACCCGCTGA
- the efp gene encoding elongation factor P, producing the protein MATTNDLKNGLVLNLDGELWSVVEFQHVKPGKGGAFVRTTLKNVLSGKVVDKTFNAGTKVDTATVDKRTMQYLYADGEDYVFMDLETFDQIPVPGGTVGEAANYLLPEAEAIVATHEGVPLYVELPTSVVLEITYTEPGLQGDRSTGGNKPATVETGATVQVPLFITTGEKIKVDTRDGRYLGRA; encoded by the coding sequence ATGGCCACCACCAACGACCTGAAGAACGGTCTGGTCCTCAACCTCGACGGCGAACTCTGGTCCGTCGTGGAGTTCCAGCACGTCAAGCCCGGCAAGGGTGGGGCCTTCGTGCGCACCACGCTGAAGAACGTGCTGTCCGGCAAGGTGGTGGACAAGACGTTCAACGCGGGCACCAAGGTCGACACGGCCACCGTCGACAAGCGGACCATGCAGTACCTCTACGCCGACGGCGAGGACTACGTCTTCATGGACCTGGAGACGTTCGACCAGATCCCGGTGCCCGGCGGCACGGTCGGCGAGGCGGCCAACTACCTGCTGCCCGAGGCCGAGGCGATCGTCGCCACCCACGAGGGCGTGCCGCTCTACGTCGAGTTGCCGACAAGCGTCGTGCTGGAGATCACCTACACCGAGCCGGGCCTTCAGGGCGACCGCTCGACCGGTGGCAACAAGCCGGCGACCGTCGAGACCGGGGCCACCGTCCAGGTGCCGCTCTTCATCACCACCGGCGAGAAGATCAAGGTCGACACCCGCGACGGCCGCTATCTCGGCCGAGCCTGA
- the aroQ gene encoding type II 3-dehydroquinate dehydratase → MKVYVLNGVNLGRLGTRQPEVYGATSHADLVASCQATGKELGLDVEVRQTDVEPELIGWLHQAADEEAGVVLNPAAWSHYSYALRDACAMLRGPLVEVHISNIHSREEFRHHSVVSAVATGVICGLGLDGYRLALLHLAALRDRSARG, encoded by the coding sequence ATGAAGGTCTACGTACTCAACGGGGTCAACCTGGGCCGGCTCGGCACCCGACAGCCCGAGGTGTACGGCGCGACCAGCCACGCCGACCTGGTGGCGAGCTGCCAGGCCACCGGCAAGGAGCTGGGGCTGGACGTGGAGGTCCGGCAGACCGACGTCGAGCCGGAGTTGATCGGCTGGCTGCACCAGGCGGCCGACGAGGAGGCGGGGGTGGTGCTGAACCCCGCCGCCTGGTCGCACTATTCCTACGCGCTCCGGGACGCCTGCGCGATGCTGCGCGGCCCGCTGGTCGAGGTGCACATCTCCAACATCCACTCCCGGGAGGAGTTCCGGCACCACTCGGTGGTCTCGGCGGTGGCGACCGGGGTGATCTGCGGCCTCGGGCTGGACGGTTACCGGCTGGCCCTGCTGCACCTGGCCGCCCTGCGGGACCGGTCCGCCCGGGGCTGA
- the aroB gene encoding 3-dehydroquinate synthase — MDELTRIPVGGDRPYDVLVGRGLLAALPPLLGGAERAAVLHAPPLKAHADEIAERLRDAGIEPLTVPVPDAEAGKDIEVAADCWARLGAAGFTRTDAVVGVGGGAVTDLAGFVAACWLRGVRWVPVPTSLLGMVDAAVGGKTGINTAAGKNLVGAFHPPVGVLCELGMLDSLPALDLTAGLAEVVKCGFIADPAILDLLESDPAAATDPAGPVVRELTERAIRVKADVVSGDLREAGRREILNYGHTLGHAIEKVEGYRWRHGHAISVGLVYAAGLARRTGRLDEPTAARHRALLDTLGLPTSYRADAWPELLAAMRVDKKTRGNRLRFVVLDGLAETGILDGPDDELLFEAYAEVAE; from the coding sequence ATGGACGAGCTGACCCGCATTCCGGTCGGCGGTGACCGGCCGTACGACGTCCTCGTCGGCCGGGGCCTGCTGGCCGCGTTGCCGCCGTTGCTGGGCGGTGCCGAGCGCGCCGCCGTGCTGCACGCCCCGCCGCTGAAGGCGCACGCCGACGAAATCGCCGAGCGACTGCGCGACGCCGGGATCGAACCACTCACCGTCCCGGTGCCGGATGCCGAGGCAGGCAAGGACATCGAGGTGGCGGCCGACTGCTGGGCGCGGCTGGGCGCGGCGGGTTTCACCCGTACCGACGCGGTGGTCGGGGTCGGCGGCGGTGCGGTTACCGACCTGGCCGGCTTCGTCGCCGCGTGTTGGCTGCGCGGGGTCCGCTGGGTGCCGGTGCCGACCTCGCTGCTCGGCATGGTCGACGCGGCGGTGGGCGGCAAGACCGGGATCAACACGGCTGCCGGCAAGAACCTGGTCGGCGCCTTCCACCCGCCGGTCGGGGTGCTCTGCGAGCTGGGGATGCTGGACTCGCTGCCGGCCCTGGACCTGACCGCCGGGCTGGCCGAGGTGGTGAAGTGCGGCTTCATCGCCGATCCGGCCATCCTGGACCTGCTCGAGTCTGACCCTGCCGCCGCGACGGACCCGGCCGGGCCGGTGGTCCGGGAGCTGACCGAGCGGGCGATCCGGGTGAAGGCCGACGTGGTCTCCGGTGACCTGCGCGAGGCGGGCCGGCGGGAGATCCTGAACTACGGCCACACCCTCGGGCACGCGATCGAGAAGGTGGAGGGCTACCGCTGGCGGCACGGGCACGCGATCTCGGTCGGCCTGGTCTACGCCGCCGGGCTGGCCCGGCGGACCGGCCGGCTGGACGAGCCGACCGCGGCCCGGCACCGGGCCCTGCTGGACACGCTCGGACTGCCGACGAGCTATCGGGCGGACGCCTGGCCGGAGTTGCTGGCCGCGATGCGGGTGGACAAGAAGACCCGGGGCAACCGGCTGCGTTTCGTGGTGCTGGACGGGCTGGCCGAGACCGGCATCCTGGACGGCCCGGACGACGAGCTGCTCTTCGAGGCGTACGCCGAGGTGGCGGAATGA
- a CDS encoding shikimate kinase, with protein MAPVCVLVGVMGAGKTSTGLLVAKGLGVDFRDTDRDIEATAGKPIPEIFVDDGEEHFRTLERAAVADALASFDGVLALGGGAVLAKENRTALARHRVIHLSVELPDAVKRVGLGTGRPLLAINPRATLKHLLDQRRPLYTEVATWTVVTDGRTPQQVAEEILAGLAGDRVG; from the coding sequence ATGGCGCCCGTCTGTGTCCTGGTCGGCGTGATGGGCGCCGGCAAGACCAGCACCGGGCTGCTGGTCGCCAAGGGTCTCGGCGTCGACTTTCGGGACACCGACCGCGACATCGAGGCGACGGCCGGCAAGCCGATCCCGGAAATCTTCGTCGACGACGGCGAGGAACACTTCCGGACCCTGGAACGGGCTGCGGTGGCGGACGCGCTGGCCTCCTTCGACGGAGTGCTGGCGCTCGGCGGCGGCGCGGTCCTCGCCAAGGAGAACAGGACCGCCCTGGCCAGGCACCGGGTAATCCACCTCTCGGTCGAGCTGCCGGACGCGGTCAAGCGGGTCGGCCTGGGCACCGGCCGGCCGCTGCTCGCGATCAACCCCCGGGCCACCCTGAAACACCTGCTCGACCAGCGGCGTCCGCTCTACACCGAGGTGGCCACCTGGACCGTCGTCACCGACGGGCGAACCCCGCAGCAGGTGGCCGAGGAGATCTTGGCCGGGCTGGCCGGCGACCGGGTCGGCTGA
- the aroC gene encoding chorismate synthase, with translation MLRWLTAGESHGPALVAVLEGLPAGIEVTSEEIVHQLGRRRLGYGRGARMAFERDEVEIVGGLRHGRTLGSPVAIRVGNSEWPKWQTVMAADPVDAEVLAGQSRNAPLTRPRPGHADLAGMQKYGHTDARPILERASARETAARVAVGTVARSLLRQALGIEIVSHVVELGSVAAKPGLQPRPEDAERIDADPLRCLDPEASARMVAEVDAAKADADTLGGIVEVLAYGVPPGLGSHVQWDRKIDARLAAALMSIQAIKGVEIGDAWQQARSRGSVAHDEIVPTATGVRRVTDRAGGLEGGITTGEPLRVRAAMKPISSLNRALSTVDVATGEPATAINQRSDVCAVPAAAIVAETMVALVLAEAALEKFGGDSVAEVRRNLAGYLDNLVIR, from the coding sequence GTGTTGCGCTGGTTGACGGCGGGAGAGTCGCATGGACCCGCCCTGGTGGCGGTGCTCGAAGGGTTGCCGGCCGGGATCGAGGTGACCAGCGAGGAGATCGTCCACCAGTTGGGCCGTCGCCGGCTCGGCTACGGCCGGGGCGCCCGGATGGCGTTCGAGCGGGACGAGGTCGAGATCGTCGGCGGTCTCCGGCACGGCCGGACCCTGGGCAGCCCGGTGGCGATCCGGGTCGGCAACTCCGAGTGGCCGAAGTGGCAGACCGTGATGGCGGCCGATCCGGTCGACGCGGAGGTGCTGGCCGGGCAGTCGCGGAACGCGCCCCTGACCCGCCCCCGTCCCGGGCACGCCGACCTGGCCGGCATGCAGAAGTACGGCCACACCGACGCCCGGCCGATCCTGGAGCGGGCCAGCGCCCGGGAGACCGCCGCCCGGGTCGCGGTCGGCACCGTCGCCCGGTCCCTGCTCCGGCAGGCGCTCGGCATCGAGATCGTCTCGCACGTCGTGGAACTCGGCTCGGTCGCCGCCAAGCCGGGCCTCCAGCCCCGCCCCGAGGACGCCGAGCGGATCGACGCCGACCCGCTGCGCTGCCTCGACCCGGAGGCGAGCGCCCGGATGGTCGCCGAGGTGGACGCCGCCAAAGCCGACGCCGACACCCTCGGCGGCATCGTCGAGGTGTTGGCCTACGGCGTGCCGCCGGGGCTGGGCAGTCACGTGCAGTGGGACCGCAAGATCGACGCCCGGCTCGCCGCCGCGCTGATGTCGATCCAGGCGATCAAGGGTGTGGAGATCGGCGACGCCTGGCAGCAGGCCCGGTCCCGGGGCTCGGTGGCGCACGACGAGATCGTCCCGACCGCCACCGGGGTACGCCGGGTCACCGACCGGGCCGGCGGCCTGGAGGGCGGGATCACCACCGGCGAGCCGCTGCGGGTACGCGCCGCGATGAAGCCGATCTCCTCGCTGAACCGTGCACTCTCCACCGTGGACGTGGCGACGGGCGAGCCGGCGACCGCGATCAACCAGCGCTCCGACGTCTGCGCCGTACCGGCCGCCGCTATCGTCGCCGAGACGATGGTCGCGCTGGTGCTGGCCGAGGCGGCGCTGGAGAAGTTCGGTGGCGATTCGGTTGCCGAGGTCCGCCGCAACCTCGCCGGCTACCTGGACAACCTGGTGATCCGCTGA
- a CDS encoding DUF397 domain-containing protein, whose translation MTEPNWHKSSRSGTNQGNCVEVADNLPGRVLVRDTKDRDGGTLTFGPAAWRAFVGEIALRS comes from the coding sequence ATGACTGAGCCGAACTGGCACAAGAGCAGCCGCAGCGGCACCAACCAGGGCAACTGCGTCGAGGTTGCCGACAACCTTCCGGGCCGGGTGCTGGTCCGGGACACCAAGGACCGGGATGGCGGCACCCTGACGTTCGGGCCGGCCGCCTGGCGGGCCTTCGTCGGTGAGATAGCCCTGCGGTCGTAG
- a CDS encoding helix-turn-helix transcriptional regulator encodes MNDLREILRTQRTRAKRTRDQVGAAVGLSGASIAAFEQGRMIPQPDTAERLDAHFKTGDQIQRATTEARNDARPIWLRPWTEQEQRATMLRCFEHSLIPGLLQTEAYTRALLASGRLPEDVIERTTQVRRERQAATINRPNPPMLSALICEVALSYGPADVMKEQLEHLVELSRRPQVQILVVPRAAGLHPGLQGAFVLATLPARGRAVYLDDQLRGRSVTDGADVDELERSWEIVRGLALPVSLSQDLIMKVVNNHD; translated from the coding sequence GTGAACGACCTACGCGAGATCCTCAGGACACAGCGAACGCGGGCGAAGCGAACTCGGGATCAGGTCGGGGCGGCTGTCGGCCTGAGTGGAGCGTCGATCGCGGCGTTCGAGCAGGGCCGGATGATTCCTCAGCCGGACACCGCCGAACGCCTTGACGCGCATTTCAAGACCGGAGACCAGATCCAGCGGGCGACCACGGAGGCGCGCAATGACGCCCGGCCCATCTGGCTGCGCCCCTGGACGGAGCAGGAGCAGCGGGCAACCATGTTGCGCTGCTTCGAACACAGCCTGATTCCCGGACTACTTCAGACCGAGGCGTACACCCGGGCGCTGCTGGCCAGCGGCAGGCTGCCCGAGGATGTGATCGAGCGGACGACGCAGGTGCGGCGTGAGCGGCAAGCCGCGACGATCAACCGCCCCAACCCGCCGATGCTGTCTGCGCTTATCTGCGAGGTGGCGCTCAGCTATGGGCCTGCCGACGTGATGAAGGAGCAGTTGGAGCATCTGGTCGAGCTGAGCCGCCGGCCGCAGGTGCAGATCCTGGTTGTGCCCCGGGCCGCTGGCCTGCATCCTGGCCTCCAGGGGGCGTTCGTGTTGGCCACCCTGCCGGCCCGGGGGCGGGCCGTCTATCTTGACGACCAGCTTCGAGGACGCTCGGTGACCGACGGGGCGGACGTGGACGAACTGGAGCGATCGTGGGAGATCGTCCGCGGTCTGGCCCTGCCTGTAAGCTTGTCGCAAGACCTGATCATGAAGGTGGTCAACAACCATGACTGA